A genomic stretch from Leptotrichia sp. HSP-536 includes:
- a CDS encoding lysozyme inhibitor LprI family protein — protein sequence MKILKNKFLGMLVFLLISSISISGQYKDQLVSRMSDFRNKVYENVDEGHDVQQKDALRAMQEEWDKELNIVYQKIMKIANIKTKNNLRNAQRAWLKSRDKKVQDSYYFENPEGGSMGVLFSLNTNVKLLEQRTLELAEMYDRLTGK from the coding sequence ATGAAAATTTTAAAAAATAAATTTTTAGGAATGTTAGTATTTTTATTGATTTCTAGCATTAGTATTTCAGGGCAATATAAGGATCAGCTGGTAAGTCGTATGAGCGATTTTCGGAATAAAGTATACGAGAATGTAGATGAAGGTCATGATGTTCAGCAAAAAGACGCTTTGCGAGCAATGCAGGAAGAATGGGACAAGGAATTGAATATTGTTTACCAGAAAATAATGAAAATTGCAAATATCAAGACTAAAAATAATCTTAGAAATGCCCAACGTGCCTGGTTAAAATCTAGAGATAAAAAAGTACAAGACAGTTATTATTTTGAAAATCCTGAAGGCGGAAGCATGGGAGTCTTATTTTCGTTAAATACTAATGTAAAATTACTAGAACAACGAACTCTTGAGCTGGCAGAAATGTATGACCGTTTAACAGGTAAGTAA